TGTGATTGTCTAATCTTTTGTCTTTTGCTTTATATATGTGCTTATGTaactttaaatatattatttttacttcaAGTTTTCAGATCATTCCAAAGTAACACATGATTTAATACTAGCTTATGTTCCTCTATTCCAGATTCAAATTAAATTAGAAACCTTTTTTTAATTCTTTAAAGATAATTTTATCTTACTTTTGTTTCAATCTCGGTCTAAATTATGATTCTTTTGTTAGCCATGGAGACATCAAGGCAACAATTACAAACGTACCGTGCTAATCAAGGTTCACCCGTACTCGAAGAATTCATACCTATGAAGAATTCGAATGAAGGATCCGAAAAGGCATCACTTTTAAGCATTGATAACAAAGCAAATTGGATGACTTCTGCTCAACTGTGGAGTCAAGCTAGCAATACCACAACCACCACAACCGGAATtgataacaataatcatgcaaaaaCCAGGCAAAATTCAACAATACTAACAACACCAAATGAAACCGATATTAATTTCAATACGAAACAAAGAAATGGTGGAGCATTTCTTCCATTCGCGAAAGAGAAAAACTCATCATGCCCTAATCAAGCTTTAGTTTTGCCCGAATTAGCACTTTCTTCAGGTGATAAGGATGTTGATCAAGGAGAAAATAAGACTAATTGTCTAAGAGATAATAATTCTATCAAAGGTGTTAATGTTGATGTTGTcgaaattcaaaccaacacaaccacTTCCACTGCCACCCCCACCGGAGCTAACACTACCACGGCCTCTCAGACGCATAGGAAGACACGGCGGTGCTGGTCACCGGACCTCCACAGGAGATTTGTTAATGCTCTTCAAATGTTAGGAGGTTCTCAAggtatattttttaaaaaattccaagtaataaattattaattttcaATTAATTTTCATTTTATGATATTATTTCATACGAGTAATAATTTTGTGATGATTAATAAATGATTATATTTGGAAACAATATCACAGTTGCCACTCCTAAACAAATCAGAGAGCTCATGAAAGTTGACGGTTTGACCAATGATGAAGTCAAAAGTCATTTACAGGTCTCTTTCTTTCTCTTTTTTTATACTCACTCACTCACAACACAAACATGCAATAAGTGTTTGTACCTTCATATTCTTTTATCTTGTTGTACAAAACAGACAATGATTCTATGTTGCAAGTACAAGTCTCAACAAACCGAAACTTCTTTTGTGTGTgtttctaatattattttaatttctgTATAGTAAATTTTAGTACATGATATTTTACATAAATACAAGTGTTATTTTGTAATAGTGGTGATTAGAACATGGTTTTAGAGCCTCAAATCAAAATTAATCTATTATGAATTTGCATTTTAAATTTCTAAAATCACAACtactgtgtttaaaaaaaatattccTCTTCCACTTATTCGTTTAACATTTAACTCATATATACATGACAAATTTTTAGAGTTTAATATCGTATTATCTTTTATAAAGTATAATAACACTAACATATGTATTTTTATGACATTTATACAGAAATATCGACTACATACAAGAAGACCAAGTCCAAGTCCACAATCTGCAGGCAATAACACTCCACAGTTGGTGGTTCTCGGCAGTATATGGGTCCCACCAGAATACGCCACTGCAGCCGGAACACAAACCCTTTACACGACTCACTCTAACAATACCAACCAACATTACTGTACACCACAAGAATATTACCCTACTGCTGTCCTACCTCCACCACAACCGCTACACCACCATCACCAAAACAACGGAAACAGGAACAACCAAAATTACATGTACAAGCCCTCTTCCCAAACTACACAAAGTTTACCAGAATCCAACGGTAGAGGCGGCACCACCACAACAGGCGGCAACCGGTCGGAGAGCATCGAGGACGGGAAGTCGGAGAGTGGCGGCAGTTGGAAGGCGGAGAGTGGTGGTGAAACGAAGGTGTTGATGGTAAGAGAAGAATGTGAAGAAAGCAATGGAAGTGAGATTACATTGAAGTTCTAGAGTTAATTAAATTAAACAACAA
This genomic window from Rutidosis leptorrhynchoides isolate AG116_Rl617_1_P2 chromosome 2, CSIRO_AGI_Rlap_v1, whole genome shotgun sequence contains:
- the LOC139890530 gene encoding myb family transcription factor EFM, which produces MMVPASELSLECKPHSHSMLLKTIGEQQQQQLSNGNDQIQKLEEFLCRLEEEKLKIDAFKRELPLCMQLLTNAMETSRQQLQTYRANQGSPVLEEFIPMKNSNEGSEKASLLSIDNKANWMTSAQLWSQASNTTTTTTGIDNNNHAKTRQNSTILTTPNETDINFNTKQRNGGAFLPFAKEKNSSCPNQALVLPELALSSGDKDVDQGENKTNCLRDNNSIKGVNVDVVEIQTNTTTSTATPTGANTTTASQTHRKTRRCWSPDLHRRFVNALQMLGGSQVATPKQIRELMKVDGLTNDEVKSHLQKYRLHTRRPSPSPQSAGNNTPQLVVLGSIWVPPEYATAAGTQTLYTTHSNNTNQHYCTPQEYYPTAVLPPPQPLHHHHQNNGNRNNQNYMYKPSSQTTQSLPESNGRGGTTTTGGNRSESIEDGKSESGGSWKAESGGETKVLMVREECEESNGSEITLKF